The genomic stretch GAACACTTTAAcctcctttctctcttctcctgTGAGAAAAGTTCCTACATATTTTGAGTTCCAACTTCTTGCAATCATTGCTTACCTTCAGGTGACTGGTGTTGGAATCAACACGGAGTGGGGATTGCTGATGGCAAGTATAGTAGACGACACTGGTGAAGAGACTCCTTTGCAGGTTGAACGCCAAGTATCCTGATTTTGCTTTTCTGGGAGTCGTCACAGCATCCTCATCTTTTTCTTGAATATTCCTGAACAGGTGCGCTTGAACGGGGTGGCCACATTCATAGGCATTGTCGGTCTGGCTGTAGCTGCTGCTGTGCTCACTGTCCTCTTGGCCAGGCAAGTTTTTCCCTTTGGCGATTACTCGTGCACTGCCATTCAGGTTTGAGCAATCTTATATCCTCATTCTGTCCATTTTTTTGTAGGTACTTTACTGGACATACAACAAATTCTGATGGAACAGTTCAGTTTGTGAAGGGCCAGACCAAAGTCGATGATATCTTGGATGGGGTCGTTAAAATTGTGACGATTGCAGTAAGTTAAGCTCCTCTTTGCTGTCTAATCTCTTCAAACCAGGCAGTTAACTGACTAAGGAGTGTATTTAGGTCACCATCGTGGTTGTTGCAGTGCCTGAAGGGCTTCCTCTGGCTGTTACATTGACGTAAGAACCACTACTTCGTATTGCTGTAACAGTATGATAATCACACATTCAATCtgtctctcatttttctttttccccccaatTGTGGCACAGCCTTGCTTACTCGATGCGGAAAATGATGGCGGATAAAGCCTTGGCAAGTATTGTTAGCTTCTTTCCTCTAGTTCTGAAATGTAGTAACGACCCATATTTTATAATACCCTTTTAGCAACACAACCGCAGGTTCGGAGGCTTTCAGCCTGTGAAACTATGGGTTCTGCCACAACAATTTGCAGTGATAAGACTGGAACATTGACGTTGAATCAGGTTATTAGCCTCAAATCCCTGGTagcatttttcaatttattttctttttcgccgACTTCTGGGACAATTCGTTGGAATGTTTTAGCTGCAGTATCAGTTTTTTTGGTTGATAATATCGAAATTACAGATGACTGTGGTTGAAGCTTATGttgggaaaaagaagatggatTCACCAGATGATGCCTCCCAATTGCATCACCTGATTTCTTCTCTGCTTATTGAGGGCATTGCACATAATACCCAGGGCAACGTCTATGTGCCAAAGGTACTCCACTCCTCCAACCTCCTTctaactttgagaaatcaaaatGATGATAGATCCTCCATGCTTATTTCTATTCAGTTTACGTGCTTGGTGATGTGTATCATCGACTAGGTTAAGGGGGAAGGAATGTATTTCACAGTAAAATTGCATTTAGAAAGGTGTTATTCGGTGAGTTCTTTCCTGTTTATAAACTCCATGGTTAGGAGAAAATTCCATAAGTCCAAAAGAACCTATTCCATTACCACTCTTCATGAAAGGTGCTTACTGGTTCTCGGTTCATTGAGTGTAAATTTAATCCAATGGACAAACATTTTGCGTGGCTCTTCACTTGTAGGATGGTGGTGATGTTGAAGTTACTGGATCTCCTACTGAGAAGGCTATTCTTTCATGGGCTGTTAAGGTACTGGTTTTGGTAATAATCCGACAAGAAATCTCAGATAGATGAATTTGGAACTTCTTCAGAACATCTTTGTCTCTCTGGCAGCTGGGGATGAAGTTTGATGCTGTAAGAGCAGTGTCAGAGGAACTCCATGTTTTTCCATTCAACTCAGAGAAAAAGCGAGGAGGAGTTGCTGTACAAACGGTAGCTATTTCTTTCTATAAATTTCTGTGTCTGTTACTCCACAAATAATATGCTGGGAACTCCTTACCCTACATACTGACGGTccattcttccttttttttttttggtcacagACCAGTTCTGATGTTCATGTACATTGGAAGGGTGCAGCAGAAATTGTCTTGGCCTCGTGCACGAAGTTTTTTGACTCAGATGGTCACTTGCGATCAATCGATGAAGAAAAGGTTGGAGCTATTCTTTTGTGGTAGCAGAAATATCTTTTGTTCATGACAGAAAAGTAGGAAATGAAGCCTAGAGAACTACTCACGCAAGCTTTTTTCATTATTACTCAGTTAGAGCTGCCGTAAAAATAGCATGGTCACCTATCCACCAATATGCGAAAAGAGAATGCGTAAACTTAAGTAATTTAAGCAGACTATCTGCATCATTTTGCTTGACTATGTAATAgtccttgttttttctttccgtGAAGGCCCTAACTTTCATGTTCGTTTCACTATACATAAGAGATAGAAGGGATTCTCTGCGCATGTATCGGGGCCATTATCCGTTGGTTATTCATGCAATGCAACTTTGCCAAAGCTGTTTATTCAACTTTAAGAATTCAAACAGTGCTAGATCAAATTTATCCGACCGTATTTGCTTTGACTTCTGAGTATGCAATGCTAATTTAAGATGCATGCCCCAGTTGGTCCTCTAATTCAGTGACTTCAGTCATGCAATAACCTAGTTAACTCTTGCAATTTACTTCCTAGTGGTTAATCTGGCAATTCTTCACCACAGCTTCTTGGCATCTTCTGAGATCATTCAGAGTAGTAAAAATTATTTGGCTTTGTTCCATAATGGGACGATGTTAATTTCTCTTTGATGAAATTTCCTTGGAGGAGATCTGAGAGTAGCTTAGTGCTTGGAAATTTGGATGCCAGCTTCATCTTTGACCGTTCTTATAGGACTTCTTTAAGCTTGCTATTGATGACATGGCTGCTAGAAGTCTCCGCTGTGTTGCGATCGCGTACAGACCTTTTGATTCAGATAAAGTTCCCAGCGATGATGAAGGCCTGGACAATTGGGTACTACCTGACGATGATCTTGTTTTGCTTGCTGTTGTTGGCATCAAGGTATACGCATCAGTTCTCAAATTACCTCATCATGGACTGATTCATTTCATGTCACACTGttccggaaaaaaaatttccactatAAACCCTGAAAAGACATGGAGCCATCTCGCACTACTTATGGAGTTGTGGAAGTGTCATATAAACGAAATAGCAGCAATGTGTGTTCTTAAAATTCCTCAGGTGAAAAAACGAAGCTGCTTCTTTGGAGTAGGAATAAGTTTATGTCAAGCACAAGATAGTTGTGCACTCGTATAGGTGTAAATATTTGCACAGAAATTTCTCCTTACCTACCTTATTACTTGCCAGAAGCAATTTTGCTTTGTAATTTGCTTTTGGTCTGGTTTTGTgggaaatttggcataaattaaATGATCACACTACCAAAGCTCCCCATTTCAGCATTTTATAACCTTAGTTTGAAACTTGGAGTACCCACATATTCACCTTTGTTTTGGATTCTATATTTTGTAATAGTGTTTCTCATCCCATCTTTCATTTACCAGTGGAGAAACTAACTTAACATTACTGTATAGGTCAATGTTTGTATGCTATCTATTTCTGCTTTTGTAATGCAACAAATGTTATATCGGCCTTGGGGTCAGGAAAAATTGAGTACTTCATACTTCGTTATAAGCACCTTTTATGAGCTAACAAATCCATACATCTGCAGGATCCTTGCCGTCCTGGCGTCAAAGACGCTGTCAGAATATGCACAGAAGCTGGGGTTAAGGTAAGTAATATCTCGACTGATTCAACACTTCACGGATACCAGAAAAGATGGCATCAGGGGAAGAATAGGGAAACCTAGAAAGATTTTGTTTGAGCCGGAGGGTCTAAATGAAGAACATCATCGGCTACTAGTGGAACTCAGATAAAGTATCAATTAATCTTGGttatatttttggaatttaaacATCTAAGGGAACCTTCCAATCTATTTGAAAAGCATTTAATAAGGCAGATGAGAGTGGAGACTGATGTGGGGTTGTCTGTATAGGTTCTGCCTAGGATGAAATAACTAATAGGAACCTCTTATGTGTGATTCGGTCTGACAGGTGCGAATGGTCACTGGAGATAATATCCAAACAGCAAAAGCAATAGCTCTGGAATGCGGGATACTGAGTTCAAATGAAGATGCCACAGAGCCTAACATTATCGAAGGAAGGGTATTCCGTGCATTGtctgaaaaggaaagagagcaGATAGCAAAGAAAATAACGGTATGATGTCGACTATCGAAGTTCACATGTACATCCAAAAATAGATGAACAAAACTAAACATGATACGGCTTACAGGTGATGGGAAGGTCTTCACCCAGCGACAAGCTACTACTTGTGCAAGCCTTACGCAAAGGTGGTGAAGTTGTTGCCGTAACTGGGGATGGAACCAATGATGCTCCTGCACTTCATGAGGTTGACACTGATTAATGTGTGcatatttacatttttatttatgtatgtCAATGTGAAACTTAGATGTGCATATGCTTTTGCTCCGAGTGACATATTATCAAACCAACAGACGAAAATGCACATCCTTATCTTTCGACTCGAACTTGTTTCGTTGCCAGAAAGTCCTTGTTCTTATATACGTTCCTTAAGCAAATCACCATAAGGTGCATCTAAATGTCTTGGAATGAAGTTAGATAAAGATATTAAGTACATAGGATGCTCACCGGGCGTCCAAGATGTCAAAGGTACTTCTCAAATAAGCACAGATTATTTGCTTCAGTCGCAAGATGGCATATTTAAGATGGACAACATTGGGGAAAAGAGTAGAAGATACATGTCAAACATAACCAGCGTTATCTTAATCAATGAGATAGTCTCCGTAGTCGGAGCCTTGCTTTTATGGTTATAGTTGTGTGGTACTATGCTTTAAGTTTCCGTGTTCCTACCTATTCACATCTGTTTGACTATTTGATAATTTAGGCAGATATTGGTCTTGCTATGGGCATCCAAGGGACGGAAGTTGCAAAGGAAAGCTCTGACATCATTATTTTAGATGACAACTTTGCCTCTGTTGTTAAGGTCAGTAAGAAGACTCCGATGATGTAGTAGTTGTCTGATCTTTGCTGCTTCCTTATGGTTTTTGAGAGCAGTTTCAGAAATGTTATGAAATTTTGTTTCCAGTCGCATGTTCATGGTTGATTTCATTGCACTTGTTTCTGCAAATACCAGAGAGCGAATAATGAGAACACACTGAGAGCACCAGTGCTTGCTTAGAAAACAGTTATTAAAAAGCATGTCGTTAAAAGAATATTACGAGAAAGGTTTTCAATGGTTTCTTCTGGTAATCCTAGAGCAAGCTTCAAACAACAGAGAAGTatccagtctctctctctctctcacggcACAACCATCTCCCCCATTGGATGCTGTATGAAAAACACAGAGCAGCCTGTTGCTTGTATTTGATTGAGTTTCTATCTTTTTGAAGTTTATTAgtcactatgcacatgtcaagTATGAAatggtaacatttctgaatGGTGTATAGATGTCAAGTATGAAatggtaacatttctgaatGGTGTATAGATGTCAAGTATGAAatggtaacatttctgaatGGTGTATAGGTTGTTCGCTGGGGCCGTTCTGTGTATGCAAATATTCAGAAATTTATCCAGTTCCAACTCACAGTAAATGTTGCCGCTCTAGTAATCAATGTTATAGCAGCAATATCTTCGGGTGAAGTTCCGTTGACTGCAGTACAGGTAGGTGAATCTTTGCTTGCTTGGATGACCATGACACTTCTAAGGGGAGCCCTACTTATCCGACCCTAATTCTCCTTGGGAGGATGACAAGATGACCGGAAGCATAGGTCAAGGTTCATTTTTCAGGTCTAAGATACTTCTCTTTCTGGTGCAGCTTCTGTGGGTCAACCTTATCATGGATACTCTTGGAGCACTCGCACTGGCAACAGAGCCGCCCACGGACCACCTAATGGATAGAACTCCAGTTGGCCGAAGGTTTGCAACTCAATGTCTTGTTATGCTTTAGCATCATGGTAAAGGCAGCATCTAAATATAATCAAACACTCTGAAACCATGACAAGCTGAAAGTTTTTTAATCGTTTTTGCAGCAGCAAAACAACTATAGATATGGTATTTTCGGTTTGCATGTAACTGGACATTGGAAATGGTAATGGAAGAGAAGTGCATAAACTTAGCCTTTCGGAGAGAGATGTACAGGTCACTGGACATTGGTCCTTTAGTCCCAGATATTTCGGGTTTTGCTCTCTTAGCGTATAGAGTGTTTGAGCGACAAAAATGCAATTCCTCATAATTCTAAATACTTCCTTCAGAGTACATAAAATGCAAGTCTCATTACATTTGCTTCTCCTTCCCTTTCTTCGCCTGATGATTTGGTGTTTGATTGTGATCTTGTGTTCGCTCTGACAGGGAACCTCTAATAACTAATGTCATGTGGAGGAACTTGCTAGTACAGGTCTTTCTATTCGTTGCTCTTTTTGAGATACCTGTTGGATTGTCTCATAGTTTGTTCCTTATTCAAGTCAACAACTTTCTTCTGCAGGCTGCTTATCAAGTATGCGTCCTCCTTGTCCTGAACTACCGCGGCGTAAGTGTTCTTCAGTTGAGCAATGAACCAATGGAACATGCCGTCAACGTCAAGAATACGATGGTGTTCAATGCGTTTGTCCTTTGTCAAGTAAGTAGAGATACTGAATTTGCATCCCCCTGGTCACAAATCCTCGaagtaaaataaaaggaaatgctGAAGTGCGGAATGTTCCAAAATAAATGCTCCCTTTTGAGCTTTTATGCGTTCTTCAGTCTACATAATCCATCTAAGCTTCAATGCTGAGCCTCGTTGTTCAATTTATCGTTCAAATGACAGATCTTCAATGAGTTCAATGCTCGAAAGCCCGACGAACTGAATGTTTTCAGTGGAGTGACGAGAAACCACCTTTTCATTTCTATCATTGGAGTTACCATTGTGCTTCAAGTGAGTGCTTTGGAATATTCACGCTTTCATTGTCGAATAAGTGCTTGCGTATTCACGCTGCCTCTCTTACTTGTGACCCAGATACTTATTGTCGAGTTCCTCGGGAAGTTTGCCAAGACTGTAAAGCTCAGCTGGAATCTGTGGCTTGTTTCTGTAGGGATCGGCATTGTCAGGTTCGTCCGTCTTCTGGTACCCATACAGTTAATGTAGTACTTCACCTTCTTCATTATGTAATGACATTAGTTATCTTGGAGAGGTCTTCTGCTTGTAAGTCGGTACATCTTATCATAGTAGAATCGAAATAGCCCCTCTTCATGAAATTTTGCTCTGCTAGGTGTTAAAGAGTTTAGTTGGTGTTTTTGGCGCGTGAATCTGCTCCAAAACCTACACAGGATAAGACGCTTGTCAAATATTATCCTAAGAAAATATAATCACCAACTATAAGTAATTGGAACGGCTTATTATtgcacctttgacattgtagcAGCTTAAGCAAAGGAAAATGGCTGCTTGAAACTTCTTGGTACTCTGAAAAAGTTTTCGACTGTACCTCCTGGGGCCTGATTCTATGTGCAGAGGCCCAGTAAATACTCAATCCGTGTATGAAGTTGTTTGTACTGGATGCTACGCGTTCTGCGCGAGTGTAGAAGGCCTCATATAAATTTGATATGGATCCTAATTTCGACTTGTAGCGACCCTCCGTTGGTTGTCTAGTTTGCGATTTATCAATCATACATCACTCGATGAATTTCTCACAAGGTTCGTGCATGGCGCTTGATTCTTGTTGTGCAGCTGGCCCCTTGCAGTACTCGGGAAGCTCATTCCGGTCCCCAAGACTCCTCTCACCAAGTTTCTCAGCAAGCCATTCACAAGACGACGGAAAAATAATGCTAGTGACGCATGAGTATATATGATCCTGCTCTGCTTCCATGCTTCCTACTATTTATTCCCAGTCTGCCGGTGGCGTGAAGCCGCGACTGTGCTCGTAATAATTGGACGATATCAAAGAGTTCCAAAATTAGCTGTTGTACATGCTGATTACAGCTTCCAAGTATAGTTTGATGTCGATCATCTTCTAATTTTACAGTATTGATGCATATGTCAAGTGTAAATGGTAGAGAATATCAGGCTTGCTAAGCTAAAAGCCTGGATATT from Rhodamnia argentea isolate NSW1041297 chromosome 2, ASM2092103v1, whole genome shotgun sequence encodes the following:
- the LOC115752738 gene encoding calcium-transporting ATPase 9, plasma membrane-type isoform X1 — encoded protein: MSGRKNDDVEAGVKLPGEEEEEDNVDQSDPFDVSDTKNASLETLRRWRQAALVLNATRRFRYTLDLKKHEDKIQRLRMIRAHAQVIRAALLFRLAGEQQIVLGKRVAPPSLTGDYAVDLEQLSSMNREHNTTSLQQFGGVKGLSDLLNTNLEKGIAGDDASLSNRRNAFGSNTYPRKKGRTFLTFLWEAWQDLTLIILIIAAAVSLALGIKTEGIKEGWYDGGSIALAVLLVIMVTAISDYRQSLQFQNLNEEKQNIQIGVMRDGRMVQVSIFDIVVGDVIPLRIGDQVPADGVLISGHSLAIDESSMTGESKIVHKDQKSPFLMSGCKVADGVGTMLVTGVGINTEWGLLMASIVDDTGEETPLQVRLNGVATFIGIVGLAVAAAVLTVLLARYFTGHTTNSDGTVQFVKGQTKVDDILDGVVKIVTIAVTIVVVAVPEGLPLAVTLTLAYSMRKMMADKALVRRLSACETMGSATTICSDKTGTLTLNQMTVVEAYVGKKKMDSPDDASQLHHLISSLLIEGIAHNTQGNVYVPKDGGDVEVTGSPTEKAILSWAVKLGMKFDAVRAVSEELHVFPFNSEKKRGGVAVQTTSSDVHVHWKGAAEIVLASCTKFFDSDGHLRSIDEEKDFFKLAIDDMAARSLRCVAIAYRPFDSDKVPSDDEGLDNWVLPDDDLVLLAVVGIKDPCRPGVKDAVRICTEAGVKVRMVTGDNIQTAKAIALECGILSSNEDATEPNIIEGRVFRALSEKEREQIAKKITVMGRSSPSDKLLLVQALRKGGEVVAVTGDGTNDAPALHEADIGLAMGIQGTEVAKESSDIIILDDNFASVVKVVRWGRSVYANIQKFIQFQLTVNVAALVINVIAAISSGEVPLTAVQLLWVNLIMDTLGALALATEPPTDHLMDRTPVGRREPLITNVMWRNLLVQAAYQVCVLLVLNYRGVSVLQLSNEPMEHAVNVKNTMVFNAFVLCQIFNEFNARKPDELNVFSGVTRNHLFISIIGVTIVLQILIVEFLGKFAKTVKLSWNLWLVSVGIGIVSWPLAVLGKLIPVPKTPLTKFLSKPFTRRRKNNASDA
- the LOC115752738 gene encoding calcium-transporting ATPase 9, plasma membrane-type isoform X2, which gives rise to MNREHNTTSLQQFGGVKGLSDLLNTNLEKGIAGDDASLSNRRNAFGSNTYPRKKGRTFLTFLWEAWQDLTLIILIIAAAVSLALGIKTEGIKEGWYDGGSIALAVLLVIMVTAISDYRQSLQFQNLNEEKQNIQIGVMRDGRMVQVSIFDIVVGDVIPLRIGDQVPADGVLISGHSLAIDESSMTGESKIVHKDQKSPFLMSGCKVADGVGTMLVTGVGINTEWGLLMASIVDDTGEETPLQVRLNGVATFIGIVGLAVAAAVLTVLLARYFTGHTTNSDGTVQFVKGQTKVDDILDGVVKIVTIAVTIVVVAVPEGLPLAVTLTLAYSMRKMMADKALVRRLSACETMGSATTICSDKTGTLTLNQMTVVEAYVGKKKMDSPDDASQLHHLISSLLIEGIAHNTQGNVYVPKDGGDVEVTGSPTEKAILSWAVKLGMKFDAVRAVSEELHVFPFNSEKKRGGVAVQTTSSDVHVHWKGAAEIVLASCTKFFDSDGHLRSIDEEKDFFKLAIDDMAARSLRCVAIAYRPFDSDKVPSDDEGLDNWVLPDDDLVLLAVVGIKDPCRPGVKDAVRICTEAGVKVRMVTGDNIQTAKAIALECGILSSNEDATEPNIIEGRVFRALSEKEREQIAKKITVMGRSSPSDKLLLVQALRKGGEVVAVTGDGTNDAPALHEADIGLAMGIQGTEVAKESSDIIILDDNFASVVKVVRWGRSVYANIQKFIQFQLTVNVAALVINVIAAISSGEVPLTAVQLLWVNLIMDTLGALALATEPPTDHLMDRTPVGRREPLITNVMWRNLLVQAAYQVCVLLVLNYRGVSVLQLSNEPMEHAVNVKNTMVFNAFVLCQIFNEFNARKPDELNVFSGVTRNHLFISIIGVTIVLQILIVEFLGKFAKTVKLSWNLWLVSVGIGIVSWPLAVLGKLIPVPKTPLTKFLSKPFTRRRKNNASDA